The DNA sequence GTTGTCGCTCCTGTATGCTAGTATTCACCGATTTCAGGGGGCTATAGACAAATACGTAGCGATTAACATTACCCTCTGTTGCAGGGGCAATGTAGTACGTGTTGGCCTCTAAGGTAGTACCATTCCGCTGAAATCTATAGGTCTGGGCAGTAGCAATCTCGCTTGGTTTCTCTGCTTCGTCTAGAGTAGCTCTATCTTGTTGATCTGAATTTAACTTTAGGGGCTGGACATCAATCAATGTCCACCCTGGAAGAACTACAGTTGTAGGTAACTTGCTCGTAGTCACTGGGGATTTAGAGTTTCCTTGCAGCAGCGATCGCCCCAGAGCCACAAGGGCAAGTGCCGCAACCATCGCCAAGAGGGATAGCTGTAATCCACGATCGCGGGGAATAGTTTTCACCATTAAGCCACCTCCTGATCATTAGGAGGCGATTCCCGCAGAAACGCTAGCCAACAAAAGCTTCCAAACACCATTACTGCAATTACAAAAAATACTAAGGATCCAGTTTCTTCATGCCAGTAGTCGAAGGCTGCCTGTTGACCATAAGCATGGAGAATAGCAAGTAGGACGACTCGCCCAGCATTAACCACAAAGCCGATCACAATAGCAACTGCGATTGCCAAGAACTGTTGACTAAGGCGCAGCG is a window from the Cyanobacteriota bacterium genome containing:
- a CDS encoding archaeosortase/exosortase family protein, which gives rise to YIGFDVVRYNNVFISLPPRGTVQVYGACAGSQSILQMFNVAILFLTMVPLRLSQQFLAIAVAIVIGFVVNAGRVVLLAILHAYGQQAAFDYWHEETGSLVFFVIAVMVFGSFCWLAFLRESPPNDQEVA
- a CDS encoding cyanoexosortase A system-associated protein codes for the protein MVKTIPRDRGLQLSLLAMVAALALVALGRSLLQGNSKSPVTTSKLPTTVVLPGWTLIDVQPLKLNSDQQDRATLDEAEKPSEIATAQTYRFQRNGTTLEANTYYIAPATEGNVNRYVFVYSPLKSVNTSIQERQQPAVGNYGVLAHAGRAYITACTTNLGPSTFTEQQFTQNRSRQDLRLKPMMLWLIGQRQDLLDLRCLWTLMSVPIAGGANASPDAVEQAYQQLESVWVLWHQWWQQHFPPLRPR